In the Gossypium arboreum isolate Shixiya-1 chromosome 10, ASM2569848v2, whole genome shotgun sequence genome, one interval contains:
- the LOC108489764 gene encoding sucrose nonfermenting 4-like protein isoform X1 has protein sequence MFASDMNSVREASRVTTAGMMLFPIQFTWPYGGRSVFISGSFNRWAELVPMSQVEGAPNVFQAVCAVSHGCHEYKFLVDGEWRHDERQPHKNGEYGIVNTFEALPVPVEVAQVQPRLDVLNSMEVDTGLTHRISAVTLNQAMPRISEEDVQACRHRISVFLAAHTAYELLPESGKVVALDVNLPVKQAFHILSEQGIALAPLWDNCKGKFVGVLSASDFILILRELGNHGSNLTEEELETHTISAWKEGKAYMNRQVDGHGRPIPKHLIYAGSCDNLKDVTLKILQSGVAIVPVIHSPSEDGSFPQLLHLASLSGILKCLCRYFKHCSDSLPVLQLPIYAMPLGTWVPRIGESSSRPFAMLRPTASLSSALNMLVQARVSSIPIVDDNDSLLDIYSRSDITALAKGRAYTHNLNEMTVYQALQLGQDSNTPYEMRSQRCQMCLRTDTLLKVMEQLANPGVRRLVIVEAGSNRVEGVVSLTDVFRFLLG, from the exons ATGTTTGCTTCGGATATGAATTCAGTCCGGGAGGCCAGCAGAGTAACCACTGCCGGTATGATGCTGTTTCCAATTCAATTTACATGGCCATATGGTGGAAGAAGTGTCTTCATTTCTGGTTCTTTCAATAG GTGGGCCGAGTTGGTGCCAATGTCTCAGGTTGAAGGTGCCCCCAATGTCTTTCAAGCCGTTTGTGCCGTATCGCATGGTTGCCATGAG TACAAGTTTCTCGTTGATGGTGAATGGCGACATGATGAACGGCAACCTCACAAGAATGGTGAATATGGAATAGTTAATACTTTCGAAGCTTTACCTGTACCTGTAGAGGTTGCTCAGGTGCAACCTCGTTTGGATGTACTGAATAGCATGGAAGTGGATACCGGTCTCACA CATCGAATCTCTGCAGTTACATTGAATCAAGCAATGCCAAGGATTTCAGAAGAGGATGTCCAGGCCTGCCGTCATCGCATCTCTGTATTCTTGGCAGCGCATACTGCTTATGAGCTACTCCCCGAGTCAGGCAAG GTTGTTGCCTTGGATGTTAATTTGCCTGTAAAGCAAGCATTTCATATTCTGTCTGAGCAG GGTATTGCTTTGGCTCCGCTTTGGGACAATTGCAAGGGGAAGTTTGTTGGAGTTCTGAGTGCTTCGGATTTTATATTGATTCTGAGAGAG CTTGGAAATCATGGATCAAATCTGACAGAGGAAGAGCTTGAAACACACACTATTTCTGCTTGGAAAGAGGGAAAGGCATACATGAACCGGCAAGTTGATGGGCATGGGAGACCAATTCCAAAACATCTCATCTAT GCTGGGTCATGTGATAATTTGAaggatgtaactttgaaaattttgcaaAGTGGAGTAGCTATAGTTCCTGTTATCCATTCACCCTCAGAAGACGGTTCATTTCCCCAATTATTACATCTTGCTTCTCTTTCTGGAATACTAAAAT GCTTATGCAGGTATTTTAAACATTGTTCTGATTCTTTGCCCGTACTGCAATTACCTATTTATGCAATGCCTCTGGGTACATGGGTTCCAAGAATCGGCGAATCCAGCAGTCGGCCATTTGCAATGCTGAGACCTACTGCTTCTCTTAGTTCAGCATTAAATATGCTAGTTCAAG CTCGAGTAAGTTCAATACCTATAGTTGATGACAATGACTCGTTACTGGACATATATAGTCGGAG TGACATAACGGCTTTGGCAAAAGGCAGAGCTTATACGCATAATCTAAACGAAATGACCGTTTATCAG GCATTGCAATTGGGACAAGATTCTAACACTCCTTATGAGATGAGAAGTCAAAGATGTCAAATGTGTTTGCGCACTGATACATTGCTTAAAGTGATGGAACAATTGGCAAACCCTG GTGTTCGACGGCTTGTCATTGTGGAAGCCGGCAGTAACCGTGTAGAAGGCGTCGTGTCGCTTACGGATGTTTTCAGGTTCTTGCTTGGTTAG
- the LOC108489764 gene encoding sucrose nonfermenting 4-like protein isoform X2 produces MMLFPIQFTWPYGGRSVFISGSFNRWAELVPMSQVEGAPNVFQAVCAVSHGCHEYKFLVDGEWRHDERQPHKNGEYGIVNTFEALPVPVEVAQVQPRLDVLNSMEVDTGLTHRISAVTLNQAMPRISEEDVQACRHRISVFLAAHTAYELLPESGKVVALDVNLPVKQAFHILSEQGIALAPLWDNCKGKFVGVLSASDFILILRELGNHGSNLTEEELETHTISAWKEGKAYMNRQVDGHGRPIPKHLIYAGSCDNLKDVTLKILQSGVAIVPVIHSPSEDGSFPQLLHLASLSGILKCLCRYFKHCSDSLPVLQLPIYAMPLGTWVPRIGESSSRPFAMLRPTASLSSALNMLVQARVSSIPIVDDNDSLLDIYSRSDITALAKGRAYTHNLNEMTVYQALQLGQDSNTPYEMRSQRCQMCLRTDTLLKVMEQLANPGVRRLVIVEAGSNRVEGVVSLTDVFRFLLG; encoded by the exons ATGATGCTGTTTCCAATTCAATTTACATGGCCATATGGTGGAAGAAGTGTCTTCATTTCTGGTTCTTTCAATAG GTGGGCCGAGTTGGTGCCAATGTCTCAGGTTGAAGGTGCCCCCAATGTCTTTCAAGCCGTTTGTGCCGTATCGCATGGTTGCCATGAG TACAAGTTTCTCGTTGATGGTGAATGGCGACATGATGAACGGCAACCTCACAAGAATGGTGAATATGGAATAGTTAATACTTTCGAAGCTTTACCTGTACCTGTAGAGGTTGCTCAGGTGCAACCTCGTTTGGATGTACTGAATAGCATGGAAGTGGATACCGGTCTCACA CATCGAATCTCTGCAGTTACATTGAATCAAGCAATGCCAAGGATTTCAGAAGAGGATGTCCAGGCCTGCCGTCATCGCATCTCTGTATTCTTGGCAGCGCATACTGCTTATGAGCTACTCCCCGAGTCAGGCAAG GTTGTTGCCTTGGATGTTAATTTGCCTGTAAAGCAAGCATTTCATATTCTGTCTGAGCAG GGTATTGCTTTGGCTCCGCTTTGGGACAATTGCAAGGGGAAGTTTGTTGGAGTTCTGAGTGCTTCGGATTTTATATTGATTCTGAGAGAG CTTGGAAATCATGGATCAAATCTGACAGAGGAAGAGCTTGAAACACACACTATTTCTGCTTGGAAAGAGGGAAAGGCATACATGAACCGGCAAGTTGATGGGCATGGGAGACCAATTCCAAAACATCTCATCTAT GCTGGGTCATGTGATAATTTGAaggatgtaactttgaaaattttgcaaAGTGGAGTAGCTATAGTTCCTGTTATCCATTCACCCTCAGAAGACGGTTCATTTCCCCAATTATTACATCTTGCTTCTCTTTCTGGAATACTAAAAT GCTTATGCAGGTATTTTAAACATTGTTCTGATTCTTTGCCCGTACTGCAATTACCTATTTATGCAATGCCTCTGGGTACATGGGTTCCAAGAATCGGCGAATCCAGCAGTCGGCCATTTGCAATGCTGAGACCTACTGCTTCTCTTAGTTCAGCATTAAATATGCTAGTTCAAG CTCGAGTAAGTTCAATACCTATAGTTGATGACAATGACTCGTTACTGGACATATATAGTCGGAG TGACATAACGGCTTTGGCAAAAGGCAGAGCTTATACGCATAATCTAAACGAAATGACCGTTTATCAG GCATTGCAATTGGGACAAGATTCTAACACTCCTTATGAGATGAGAAGTCAAAGATGTCAAATGTGTTTGCGCACTGATACATTGCTTAAAGTGATGGAACAATTGGCAAACCCTG GTGTTCGACGGCTTGTCATTGTGGAAGCCGGCAGTAACCGTGTAGAAGGCGTCGTGTCGCTTACGGATGTTTTCAGGTTCTTGCTTGGTTAG